From a region of the Pseudanabaena sp. ABRG5-3 genome:
- a CDS encoding type II toxin-antitoxin system VapC family toxin: MKYPAILIDTSAFVAFYNQADKNHSIMRNFFLECDSKLVTSTSCITETVWMLRFNYRVQNVFLSTFLADIYIHESLTKQDLARIMELNEKYADRRADFADLSLVAISERLDIPAIATFDKDFQVYRRYRNQPFVNVLA; encoded by the coding sequence ATGAAATATCCTGCGATCCTCATTGACACTTCTGCTTTTGTTGCCTTTTACAACCAAGCAGATAAGAATCACTCTATAATGCGTAATTTTTTCTTGGAATGTGATAGCAAGTTAGTAACATCAACCAGTTGCATAACCGAAACGGTATGGATGTTAAGGTTCAACTATCGAGTCCAAAATGTATTCTTATCCACATTTTTGGCTGATATTTACATCCATGAATCTTTAACAAAGCAAGATCTAGCAAGAATTATGGAATTGAATGAAAAATATGCTGATCGCAGGGCTGACTTTGCTGATTTATCGCTAGTTGCTATTTCTGAAAGACTAGATATACCAGCGATCGCAACTTTTGACAAAGATTTCCAAGTATATCGCCGTTATCGTAATCAACCTTTTGTAAACGTTCTTGCCTAA
- a CDS encoding isochorismatase, with product MTTQILTQLPIPAFFDRHKVGSVWRVPYQDRANQAEAWAKQHGITPAAKDRKKICLMAIDVQNTFCIPDHELYVGGRSGTGAIEDNVRLCEFIYRNLHHISEIAPTMDTHTAMQIFHPIFWVNDAGEHPIPNATSITLEDVQQGKWKVNPAIAYSLAKGNYMAIQRHALHYVQKLSDEGKFPLTVWAYHSMLGGIGHALVSSVEEAMFFHNIARHSQTNFEIKGGNPLTENYSVLRPEVMDGADGRPIAQKNTRFLQRLLEFDAVIIAGQAKSHCVAWTIQDLLSEILAHDPKLAKKVYLMEDCTSPVVVPNVVDYTDQADAAFQRFANAGMHLVKSTDPMETWTDLNLA from the coding sequence ATGACTACTCAAATCTTGACTCAACTTCCTATCCCTGCATTCTTCGATCGCCACAAAGTCGGTTCAGTATGGCGCGTTCCTTACCAAGATCGGGCTAACCAAGCCGAAGCATGGGCGAAGCAGCATGGTATCACGCCTGCCGCAAAGGATCGCAAGAAAATTTGTTTGATGGCGATCGATGTGCAGAATACCTTTTGTATTCCTGATCACGAGCTATATGTCGGTGGTCGCTCTGGTACTGGTGCGATCGAAGATAATGTACGGCTGTGCGAATTCATCTATCGCAACTTGCACCACATCAGTGAAATTGCGCCCACGATGGACACCCATACCGCTATGCAAATCTTCCATCCCATTTTCTGGGTAAACGATGCAGGTGAACATCCAATTCCTAACGCTACATCGATCACTTTGGAAGATGTGCAGCAAGGCAAGTGGAAGGTAAATCCTGCGATCGCCTACAGTCTCGCTAAAGGTAACTACATGGCAATTCAGCGCCACGCCTTGCATTATGTGCAGAAACTCAGTGATGAAGGCAAGTTTCCACTTACGGTATGGGCTTATCACTCCATGCTCGGCGGTATTGGTCACGCGCTCGTATCCTCCGTTGAAGAAGCAATGTTTTTCCATAATATTGCTCGTCACAGTCAGACTAATTTCGAGATTAAAGGGGGTAATCCTCTCACCGAGAATTATTCCGTACTGCGTCCTGAAGTGATGGATGGAGCCGATGGCAGACCGATCGCGCAAAAGAATACGCGCTTCTTACAAAGGTTACTAGAATTTGATGCGGTGATCATCGCAGGACAAGCCAAGAGCCATTGTGTCGCATGGACTATTCAAGACTTGCTCAGCGAGATTCTTGCCCATGATCCTAAACTTGCGAAGAAAGTATATCTAATGGAAGATTGTACTTCGCCTGTAGTGGTTCCCAATGTTGTGGACTACACCGATCAAGCGGATGCAGCCTTTCAGCGATTTGCTAATGCAGGAATGCATCTTGTCAAATCAACTGACCCAATGGAAACTTGGACAGATCTCAACCTTGCTTAA
- a CDS encoding opioid growth factor receptor-related protein, with translation MNALLSFYRGESANPEGRKLEDIWIWQRDRLENVHNYIQWLFPLPEPSRFNATAPLLDEEVIQAFLSNKELRKRLFRSFKLMLDFYGLQCVTSKELGVQISKAANFHSRKQFWLRPMNHNHLRITRILRSLTLLGLRAYSKSFLTCLQELYQEDPKAIDPKTMEFWEKAV, from the coding sequence ATGAACGCTTTACTCTCTTTCTATCGCGGCGAATCGGCAAACCCTGAAGGTCGCAAACTCGAAGATATTTGGATTTGGCAGCGCGATCGTCTTGAGAATGTCCATAACTACATTCAATGGCTATTTCCCCTCCCTGAACCGAGTCGATTTAACGCAACCGCTCCCCTTCTTGATGAAGAAGTGATTCAAGCTTTTTTATCTAACAAAGAACTTAGGAAGCGCCTATTTCGTTCCTTCAAACTGATGCTAGATTTTTACGGCTTGCAATGCGTAACCTCTAAAGAATTAGGAGTACAAATTAGCAAAGCCGCTAACTTCCACTCACGAAAACAGTTTTGGCTACGTCCCATGAATCACAATCATCTAAGAATTACTCGCATTCTCCGTAGTCTCACGCTCTTGGGGCTTAGAGCATATTCCAAATCTTTCCTGACTTGCTTGCAAGAACTTTATCAAGAAGATCCCAAAGCGATCGATCCCAAGACGATGGAATTTTGGGAAAAAGCAGTTTAA
- a CDS encoding ankyrin repeat domain-containing protein has translation MNSVLRNSSFLLLVSVVLCFSNHINTDVYAGEVPQNIQPKRIASSQQVKQEEIKQNLNEKLLIAAQNGKTPEVRSLISQATDVNVRDEYGWTPLLWAAMNGHTDVVRVLLAAGANPNTRNKYGWTPLMWAAGQGYGEIVRSLIASGARLNAQDRNGWTAIMWAWDGKQEEAVAILRSATRE, from the coding sequence ATGAATTCTGTTTTAAGAAACTCAAGTTTTTTATTGCTTGTTAGTGTAGTTCTATGCTTTAGCAACCATATCAATACAGATGTCTATGCGGGTGAAGTACCTCAAAATATTCAACCCAAGCGTATTGCATCCAGTCAACAGGTTAAACAAGAAGAAATTAAGCAGAATCTCAATGAAAAATTGCTAATTGCGGCTCAAAATGGAAAGACTCCTGAGGTGCGATCGCTAATTTCCCAAGCTACCGATGTCAATGTCCGTGATGAATATGGGTGGACACCTTTATTATGGGCGGCAATGAATGGACATACCGATGTGGTGAGAGTTTTGCTAGCCGCAGGAGCAAATCCCAACACCCGTAATAAATATGGCTGGACTCCTCTTATGTGGGCAGCAGGTCAAGGCTATGGCGAAATCGTGCGATCGCTAATTGCCTCAGGCGCGAGACTTAATGCTCAAGATCGCAATGGCTGGACAGCAATCATGTGGGCATGGGATGGCAAACAGGAGGAGGCAGTAGCAATTTTGCGAAGTGCTACCCGTGAATAA
- a CDS encoding PAP/fibrillin family protein, which translates to MTSTTRKANLLNAIAPVNRGLNMTEDQRKAIFSAVAYLEELNPTPAPTQSPELLDGNWLLLFTTSQELLGIDRFPLYKLGNIYQCLRVAEGKIFNVAEIKGLPLLGGLVSVCANFSVVNEKRVKVNFERLVAGSQTLVGYQDVNSFIDTLRSPKKLLAIDFQIKREDQKGWLETTYLDQDLRIGRGNEGNLFVLKKV; encoded by the coding sequence ATGACTAGTACTACTCGCAAAGCAAATCTCCTCAATGCGATCGCCCCTGTGAATCGCGGCTTGAATATGACTGAGGATCAGCGCAAAGCAATTTTTTCGGCGGTTGCCTATCTCGAAGAGTTAAACCCTACACCTGCACCAACCCAAAGCCCTGAATTGTTAGATGGCAATTGGTTGTTGCTATTTACGACGAGCCAAGAGTTGTTAGGGATTGATCGCTTTCCGCTTTATAAACTAGGCAATATCTATCAGTGCTTGCGTGTAGCTGAGGGCAAAATTTTTAATGTTGCTGAAATTAAGGGTTTGCCATTATTGGGCGGTTTAGTAAGTGTCTGTGCCAATTTCTCTGTAGTAAATGAGAAACGGGTTAAGGTGAATTTTGAGCGCTTAGTGGCTGGCTCTCAGACTTTGGTGGGCTATCAGGATGTCAATAGCTTTATCGATACTTTGCGATCGCCCAAGAAATTATTAGCGATCGACTTCCAAATTAAGCGAGAAGATCAGAAGGGTTGGCTAGAAACCACTTATTTAGATCAAGATCTACGAATTGGTCGCGGCAATGAAGGAAACTTATTTGTTTTGAAAAAAGTATAA
- the ykgO gene encoding type B 50S ribosomal protein L36, producing the protein MKVVSSLRSAKTRHKDCKVVRRRGRIYVICKTNPKFKARQG; encoded by the coding sequence ATGAAAGTTGTTAGCTCCCTCAGATCGGCAAAAACTCGCCATAAGGACTGCAAGGTTGTACGTCGTCGCGGCAGAATCTATGTCATTTGTAAGACAAACCCAAAGTTCAAAGCTCGTCAAGGATAA